The proteins below are encoded in one region of Streptomyces ficellus:
- a CDS encoding ammonium transporter, translated as MPPGITTLAADAPTLSAANTGFMLICSALVMLMTPALAFFYGGMVRVKSTLNMLMMSFISLGIVTILWVLYGFSIAFGTDSGSVVGWSSDYVGLSGIGLTELWPGYTIPVYVFAVFQLMFAIITPALISGALADRVKFTAWALFIALWVTVVYFPVAHWVWGTGGWLFEMGVIDFAGGTAVHINAGAAALGVILVIGKRVGFKKDPMRPHSLPLVMLGAGLLWFGWFGFNAGSWLGNDDGVGAVMFVNTQVATAAAMLAWLAYEKIRHGAFTTLGAASGAVAGLVAITPAGGSCSPLGAIAIGAVAGLLCAMAVGLKYKFGYDDSLDVIGVHLVGGIAGSLLVGLFATGGVQSEAKGLFYGGGLEQLGKQATGVFAVLAYSLVVSALLAFAIDKVMGMRVSEDDEVRGIDQVEHAETAYDFSGAGGGAGSRKTLTEPLPAAPNKKVDA; from the coding sequence ATGCCCCCAGGCATCACGACCCTTGCCGCAGACGCACCCACGCTGTCTGCCGCCAACACCGGGTTCATGCTCATCTGTTCCGCCCTGGTGATGCTGATGACACCGGCCCTCGCCTTCTTCTACGGAGGCATGGTCCGCGTCAAGTCCACCCTCAACATGCTGATGATGAGCTTCATCAGCCTCGGGATCGTCACGATCCTGTGGGTGCTCTACGGCTTCAGCATCGCCTTCGGCACCGACTCCGGCTCCGTCGTCGGATGGTCGTCCGACTACGTCGGCCTCAGCGGCATCGGGCTCACCGAACTGTGGCCCGGCTACACCATCCCGGTGTACGTCTTCGCCGTCTTCCAGCTGATGTTCGCGATCATCACCCCCGCCCTGATCAGCGGCGCCCTCGCCGACCGCGTGAAGTTCACCGCCTGGGCGCTGTTCATCGCCCTGTGGGTCACCGTCGTCTACTTCCCCGTCGCCCACTGGGTCTGGGGCACCGGCGGCTGGCTCTTCGAGATGGGCGTCATCGACTTCGCCGGTGGCACCGCCGTCCACATCAACGCCGGCGCCGCCGCCCTCGGCGTCATCCTGGTCATCGGCAAGCGCGTCGGCTTCAAGAAGGACCCGATGCGCCCGCACAGCCTGCCGCTGGTCATGCTCGGCGCCGGACTGCTCTGGTTCGGCTGGTTCGGCTTCAACGCCGGCTCCTGGCTCGGCAACGACGACGGCGTCGGCGCCGTCATGTTCGTCAACACCCAGGTCGCCACCGCCGCCGCCATGCTCGCCTGGCTCGCATACGAGAAGATCCGCCACGGCGCCTTCACCACCCTCGGCGCCGCCTCCGGCGCGGTCGCCGGCCTCGTCGCGATCACCCCCGCCGGCGGCTCCTGCTCCCCGCTCGGCGCGATCGCCATCGGCGCCGTCGCGGGCCTGCTGTGCGCCATGGCCGTCGGCCTGAAGTACAAGTTCGGCTACGACGACTCCCTCGACGTCATCGGCGTCCACCTCGTCGGCGGAATCGCGGGCTCCCTGCTGGTCGGCCTCTTCGCCACCGGCGGCGTCCAGTCCGAGGCCAAGGGCCTCTTCTACGGGGGCGGCCTCGAACAGCTCGGCAAGCAGGCCACCGGCGTTTTCGCCGTCCTCGCCTACTCCCTCGTCGTCTCCGCGCTGCTCGCCTTCGCCATCGACAAGGTCATGGGCATGCGCGTCAGCGAGGACGATGAGGTCCGGGGCATCGACCAGGTCGAGCACGCCGAGACGGCGTACGACTTCAGCGGCGCCGGCGGCGGTGCCGGCTCGCGCAAGACCCTCACCGAGCCCCTGCCCGCAGCGCCGAACAAGAAGGTGGACGCATGA
- a CDS encoding bifunctional DNA primase/polymerase, translating to MGFTIGGTRILSGSRRRGARATECTVVAEYTGLWGWDVVPGARAASGRCSCGDVSCPAPGAHPLGFAPEVPAGSTLDTVTEVWSEFPGAALMLPVGRSFDVLEVAERAGRRALVRLERMGLPLGPVCVTPTGRAQFFVAPGAAAELPGLLYRMGWDDADLDLRCPGAGAHITAPPSDHAGLGPCRWLRPPTLDAGAPPQARLLLGTLAYICHRSGM from the coding sequence ATGGGCTTCACGATCGGCGGCACCCGCATCCTGTCCGGCTCGCGTCGGCGCGGCGCCCGCGCCACGGAGTGCACCGTGGTGGCGGAGTACACCGGCCTGTGGGGCTGGGACGTGGTCCCCGGCGCCCGGGCCGCCTCCGGCCGCTGCTCCTGCGGCGACGTGTCCTGCCCGGCCCCGGGGGCGCATCCGCTCGGCTTCGCGCCCGAGGTGCCGGCGGGTTCGACGCTCGACACGGTCACCGAGGTGTGGTCGGAGTTCCCGGGCGCGGCGCTGATGCTGCCCGTGGGCCGCTCGTTCGACGTGCTGGAGGTCGCCGAGCGGGCGGGGCGCCGGGCGCTGGTGCGGCTGGAGCGGATGGGCCTGCCGCTGGGCCCGGTGTGCGTGACGCCGACGGGCCGGGCGCAGTTCTTCGTGGCGCCCGGGGCGGCGGCGGAGCTGCCGGGGCTGCTGTACCGGATGGGGTGGGACGACGCGGACCTGGACCTGCGGTGTCCGGGTGCGGGCGCCCACATCACGGCGCCTCCGTCGGACCACGCGGGCCTGGGCCCCTGCCGCTGGCTGCGCCCGCCCACCCTGGACGCGGGCGCCCCGCCGCAGGCGAGGCTGCTGCTGGGCACGCTGGCGTACATCTGCCACCGGTCGGGCATGTAG
- the ftsY gene encoding signal recognition particle-docking protein FtsY, protein MEIVILAVVIALVAIGAISGLVVGSRRKKKLPPPEAPPAPPTITAPPAEPHVGEEAETPREEPRRTIEEVGLPTAEEALEAPAAVEDPLVAAPPAPEIEVPEPTAGRLVRLRARLARSQNSLGKGLLTLLSREHLDEDTWEEIEDTLLTADVGVTPTQELVERLRERVRVLGTRTPQELRTLLREELLTLVGTDLDRTVHTESDLDTPGIVMVVGVNGTGKTTTTGKLARVLVADGKSVVLGAADTFRAAAADQLQTWGERVGARTVRGPEAGDPASVAYDAVKEGIAEGADVVLIDTAGRLHTKTGLMDELGKVKRVVEKHGPLDEILLVLDATTGQNGLVQARVFAEVVDITGIVLTKLDGTAKGGIVVAVQRELGVPVKLVGLGEGPDDLAPFEPEAFVDALIGD, encoded by the coding sequence ATGGAAATCGTCATCCTTGCTGTAGTCATCGCCCTGGTCGCGATCGGCGCGATCAGCGGACTCGTGGTCGGCAGCCGCAGAAAGAAGAAGCTGCCGCCGCCCGAGGCGCCGCCGGCCCCGCCGACCATCACCGCTCCGCCCGCCGAGCCGCACGTCGGCGAGGAGGCGGAGACACCGCGGGAAGAACCGCGCCGCACCATCGAGGAGGTCGGCCTCCCGACGGCCGAGGAGGCCCTGGAGGCCCCCGCCGCCGTCGAGGACCCGCTCGTCGCGGCCCCGCCCGCCCCCGAGATCGAGGTCCCGGAGCCGACCGCCGGCCGGCTCGTCCGGCTGCGCGCCCGGCTCGCCCGCTCGCAGAACAGCCTCGGCAAGGGACTGCTCACGCTGCTGTCGCGCGAGCACCTCGACGAGGACACCTGGGAGGAGATCGAGGACACGCTGCTGACCGCCGACGTCGGCGTCACCCCCACCCAGGAACTGGTCGAGCGCCTGCGCGAGCGGGTGAGGGTCCTCGGCACGCGTACGCCGCAGGAACTGCGCACCCTGCTGCGCGAGGAACTGCTCACCCTGGTCGGCACCGACCTGGACCGCACCGTCCACACCGAGAGCGACCTGGACACCCCGGGCATCGTGATGGTCGTCGGCGTCAACGGCACCGGCAAGACCACCACCACCGGCAAGCTGGCGCGCGTCCTGGTCGCCGACGGCAAGTCCGTCGTGCTCGGCGCCGCGGACACGTTCCGCGCCGCCGCCGCCGACCAGCTCCAGACCTGGGGCGAGCGGGTCGGCGCGCGCACCGTGCGCGGCCCCGAGGCGGGCGACCCGGCGTCGGTCGCCTACGACGCGGTGAAGGAAGGTATCGCCGAGGGCGCCGACGTGGTGCTCATCGACACGGCGGGCCGGCTGCACACCAAGACGGGCCTGATGGACGAGCTCGGCAAGGTCAAGCGCGTCGTCGAGAAGCACGGCCCGCTGGACGAGATCCTCCTCGTCCTGGACGCCACGACCGGCCAGAACGGACTCGTGCAGGCCCGCGTCTTCGCCGAGGTCGTCGACATCACCGGCATCGTGCTCACCAAGCTGGACGGCACCGCCAAGGGCGGCATCGTCGTCGCGGTCCAGCGGGAGCTGGGCGTCCCGGTGAAGCTGGTCGGACTCGGCGAGGGCCCGGACGACCTGGCCCCCTTCGAGCCGGAGGCGTTCGTCGACGCCCTGATCGGGGACTGA
- a CDS encoding cytosine permease has translation MPHASDAEGAIETRGLEPVPDAERTGHVRELFPTWVAANISVLLLTMGAGLIVSNGLNFWQVLTVAIAAPVLSYGIVGVISIAGKRGGSPGMALSRAVFGQRGNLFPGTLIWVARWGWETINAVTGAYAVLTVLDLLFGIESSTPLIIVTLLLFVAATFLVSGLGINALRVCSTWSTYLFGAFSVLVLVHLVANTDWSAVFARPAGSTAMMVAGIGTIAAGGISWVPSGPDFTRYLPRTASSRAVVGSTVGGAGIVVLPMVLMGAVMAVSTPSLASAQDPVSFIGELLPAWISVPYLVIALIGMLLINSMSMYSAGFTAQTLGINVPRTWAVSVNAVISLVFGFLLMVVATSFIGSFISFLTLLAVAFSAWIGVFGVDMLRRRSYDGEALMDTSRTSAYWYRGGFAWPAMVAWGVALVVGLLFTKVDWFSGPLAGSWIGANGLGWLVTIVVAAVLYAVLPRPARPARADDPEPEAASATLCI, from the coding sequence ATGCCCCACGCCTCCGACGCCGAAGGCGCCATAGAGACCCGCGGTCTCGAACCCGTCCCCGATGCCGAGCGCACCGGTCACGTCCGGGAGCTCTTCCCCACCTGGGTCGCGGCGAACATCAGTGTGCTGCTGCTCACCATGGGCGCCGGCCTGATCGTCTCCAACGGGCTGAACTTCTGGCAGGTGCTGACGGTCGCGATCGCCGCGCCGGTCCTGTCGTACGGGATCGTGGGCGTGATCTCGATCGCGGGCAAGCGCGGCGGCTCCCCCGGCATGGCGCTGTCGCGTGCGGTGTTCGGGCAGCGCGGCAACCTCTTCCCGGGGACGCTGATCTGGGTGGCCCGGTGGGGCTGGGAGACGATCAACGCGGTGACCGGTGCGTACGCCGTGCTCACGGTGCTCGATCTGCTCTTCGGGATCGAGAGCAGCACCCCACTGATCATCGTGACGCTGCTGCTGTTCGTCGCGGCGACGTTCCTGGTCTCGGGGCTCGGGATCAACGCGCTGCGGGTGTGCTCGACGTGGTCCACCTACCTGTTCGGCGCGTTCTCGGTCCTGGTGCTGGTCCATCTGGTCGCCAACACCGACTGGAGCGCCGTGTTCGCCCGGCCGGCCGGGTCGACGGCGATGATGGTCGCGGGGATCGGCACGATCGCGGCGGGCGGCATCAGCTGGGTGCCCTCCGGTCCGGACTTCACCCGCTACCTGCCGCGTACGGCGTCGTCCAGGGCGGTCGTCGGGTCGACCGTCGGGGGCGCGGGCATCGTGGTGCTGCCGATGGTGCTGATGGGCGCGGTGATGGCGGTGTCGACGCCGAGCCTGGCGTCCGCGCAGGATCCGGTGTCGTTCATCGGTGAGCTGCTGCCGGCGTGGATCTCGGTGCCGTACCTGGTGATCGCGCTGATCGGCATGCTGCTGATCAACTCGATGTCGATGTACTCGGCCGGGTTCACCGCGCAGACGCTGGGCATCAACGTGCCGCGCACCTGGGCGGTGAGCGTGAACGCGGTGATCTCGCTGGTCTTCGGCTTCCTGCTGATGGTGGTGGCGACCAGCTTCATCGGGTCGTTCATCTCGTTCCTGACGCTGCTGGCGGTGGCGTTCTCCGCGTGGATCGGTGTCTTCGGCGTGGACATGCTGCGCCGCCGGTCGTACGACGGCGAGGCGCTGATGGACACCTCGCGGACGAGTGCGTACTGGTACCGCGGTGGTTTCGCGTGGCCGGCGATGGTGGCGTGGGGCGTGGCGCTGGTGGTGGGGCTGCTGTTCACCAAGGTGGACTGGTTCTCGGGGCCGCTGGCCGGTTCGTGGATCGGTGCGAACGGTCTGGGCTGGCTGGTGACGATCGTGGTGGCGGCCGTGCTGTACGCGGTGCTGCCGCGCCCCGCCCGGCCGGCGAGGGCGGACGACCCCGAGCCCGAGGCCGCGTCGGCCACCCTTTGCATCTGA
- a CDS encoding LLM class flavin-dependent oxidoreductase, protein MYTVVRFNLVAPGAAPDALAGRYRAALEMAAYADGIGVDTVQTEEHHGASNNWLPSPFVFAGAVFGATRRIAVTVSAVIGPLHDPLRLAEDVAVLDLLSQGRLVTVAGVGYRPEEYAAHGVDWGRRGKLQDLLLETVLRAWTGEEFPYRGRTVRVTPRPYTRPHPPLLVGGSSRPAARRAARLGLPFFPSAHLPELEAYYHERRAAYGTEGFCVMPAALTRLLHLSEDPDRTWALYGEHFLHEARTYASWQSAGVTSAVRSRAATVEELRAEGVYRVVTPGECLAPGAGSLVLHPLCGGMPVDEGWRSLHLLGEHVLPRLKAVGA, encoded by the coding sequence GTGTACACAGTGGTCCGGTTCAACCTGGTCGCCCCCGGTGCGGCTCCCGACGCCCTGGCGGGCCGCTACCGCGCGGCGCTGGAGATGGCCGCGTACGCCGACGGGATCGGCGTCGACACGGTGCAGACGGAGGAGCACCACGGCGCCTCCAACAACTGGCTGCCGTCCCCGTTCGTCTTCGCCGGGGCGGTGTTCGGCGCGACCCGCCGGATCGCCGTGACGGTCTCGGCGGTGATCGGCCCGCTGCACGACCCGCTGCGGCTGGCGGAGGACGTCGCGGTGCTGGACCTGCTGTCGCAGGGGCGGCTGGTGACGGTCGCGGGCGTCGGCTACCGGCCGGAGGAGTACGCGGCGCACGGCGTGGACTGGGGGCGGCGCGGGAAGCTCCAGGACCTGCTGCTGGAGACGGTGCTGCGGGCCTGGACGGGCGAGGAGTTCCCCTACCGGGGCCGTACGGTACGGGTCACCCCGCGCCCGTACACCCGGCCGCACCCGCCGCTGCTGGTGGGCGGTTCGTCCCGGCCCGCCGCCCGGCGCGCGGCCCGGCTGGGGCTGCCGTTCTTCCCGAGCGCGCACCTGCCGGAGCTGGAGGCGTACTACCACGAGCGGCGTGCCGCGTACGGGACGGAGGGTTTCTGCGTGATGCCGGCCGCCTTGACGCGGCTGCTGCACCTGTCGGAGGACCCCGACCGCACCTGGGCGCTGTACGGGGAGCACTTCCTGCACGAGGCGCGGACGTACGCCTCGTGGCAGTCGGCGGGCGTGACGTCGGCGGTGCGGTCGCGCGCGGCGACGGTGGAGGAGCTGCGGGCGGAGGGGGTGTACCGGGTGGTGACGCCCGGGGAGTGCCTGGCGCCGGGCGCCGGGAGTCTCGTGCTGCATCCGCTGTGCGGGGGGATGCCGGTGGACGAGGGGTGGCGCTCGCTGCACCTGTTGGGGGAACACGTACTGCCCCGGCTCAAGGCCGTCGGGGCCTGA